The genomic segment AAATCGTAGCCTTCGATCTGCAGCGGTCGCGCGATGGCATCCATCATGCCCTGGATCAGCCCGACGCTCAGTTCCTCGTCAAGACGTTCCGGCAGAATCAAGACAAACTCGTCGCTGCCCAAACGGGCAATGGTATCGGCTTCGCGGGTGAAGCTCTTGAGGCGGCTGGCAACTTCTTTCAGCAGCAAGTCGCCGGCGTTGTGGCCCAAGGTATCGTTGACGAATTTAAAACGATCCAGGTCGACGAACAGCACCCACACCCGGTGCCCGTACAGCTCTCCGTAGACAATCGCCTGGCTGAGGCGATCGCTTAGCACGTTACGGTTCGCCAGGCCGGTCAAGGTGTCGTGCCGGGCCTGATGCTCAAGCTCCGCCTCGTAACTCTTCATTTCAGTGATGTCGTACAGGGATGTCACGAAATGACTGACACGACCTGAACTATCTTTCACTGGCGCCACATACAGCTCATTCCAGAACAAGGTGCCATCCTTGCGATAGCTGCGAAATACTGCATTGGCGCTGCGTCTTTCGCGCAAGGCGGAACGAATTTCCTCCAGGCCGATCTGATCGTGATCAACACCTTGCAGCACTTCCAGGTTGCGGCCGATCATCTCGCTGGCGCTATAGCCGGTAATCAATTCAAAGGCCGGATTGACGTATTCCACCAGATAGTCCGGCAATTTGGCGCTGGAAATGATGATGGCGTTGGCGCTCGACTCTATGGCGCGCTCGCGCAATTGCAGCGCATCCTCGGCGCGCTTGCGGGCGACGATATCTTCTTTCATCATCTGCGTCGCCAGCCGCACTTGCTGCGTACGGGCATCCACCAATTGTTCGATACGCTTCGAGCGCGTTGACAGGAAATAGAGATAGGTGGCGCCCATCCAGCTCAGCAAGCTGCCGAGTATCAACACCAGGATCGAACCGGCATTTTTCTTGGTGAATACGCGCGGCGGCGACGATGCTTCGATGTACCAGGACTTGCCGGCAAGCTCGAAGGTTTGCGACATGTCTTGTGGCGCGTCGTAAAGTAACCAGGACGGCAGCCAGCGGCTGGCCGCAGATGGTGTTATCTGGTTGCCCTGGCGATAAACCAATGAAGACGCCTCAGGATTGGGACTCGCATACACCCGCAAATAAAAATCTTCACGCGCCTGTACGCCATCGCGCGCCAATACACTATTGACGAACGCATCGGCGCGCAGTGCCGCGCTGGTAAAACCGATCACCGCACGGCGCCGGTCATCGACCGTTTCCAGTACGGCGCCATGCTGGTACACCGGCATCAGAATGATCATGGCCCGCTTACCGCCATTCTGGGCAACTTTTAAATCGAATAGATCGGTAGCCGCCGGCAAACCGGTATCGCGCGCCCGTTGCATTGCCTCTTCCTGGATCACGCTTGGTGTTAAGTCAAGGGCAAACGCCGCCTCGTTGCCCGCCATGGGTTCCAGATATTCAACTACCCGGTATTGTTCGTGACCGGTGGCCGGTTCAGGCTTGCCATCGCTTAACTGGCGAATCGTGAAGTTGGGGTAATACTTACGCATTTCCGCTTCAAACGCTGGACGCTGGGCGGCCGACACCAGGCGCTGGAAGCCGAGTGACTTGATATAAGGAGCACGGCGCAGCATCGGCGTCGTAAAGGTGTGGAATTGTTCGCGACTGACTGTATCCATCGTGACAAACAGACTATTCACGGTTTCCAGTTCATGCACCAGTCCATCGAGACCGTCGACCACGGCTTTCAGATGACCGCTGCCAAGACGCCGGAATTCAGCATCCATTTTCTCGTATTCGAGATGACGTACCGACACAAACAAGCCGAGCGTAATCGCCAGGCCCAATATCAAACTGGATAAAGAGGCAATGGGTATGAAAATTGACGAGCCACGACGAAACATTTCTACTCCATTGCGAACAATAGGCGAAATATTACACGGACTTGTTACCTGATAACGCCGCGCGTTGATTTCTTTTTAGTGCACAAAATCGACTACAAGCCATAGAGCAATAATTGTTGATCTCACAGACAAAAATCAGACGGATTTCGGCGCTTCAGCGTCAGGCAGCAAGCATCCCTGCAAAATTTGCAGATCGTTGTCCTTGGCAAAATTAACCACAAAATGGTAAGCCAGCGGCTCAATCTGGCGCAGATCCTCATTGACGACGACTGAACGCACTCCGTTCAGCAGTACCGGGCGGACATACGGTGAATATTGCAGATGCGCATTGCGTCCGCCCGACCCTTCGGGACGAAAGCAAGCCATGACGCCGCACAGGCGCTCCGCCCAATCACTGGGGCGAAACTGCCGGCCATCGCTGGTAATGCCTTGGATGAAAAATTCTTTGGCGGGTGGTGCGTCAGGAGATGGAATGGTATCAGCCATGCATACAGCTCGTTTCTTCTATAACGCTTGCTACAGAGATTTGCCTACCCCGTGGTGCGGTAAGCTACGGTTTTCAAGCAACCCATGTTGCATAGTTGAAATACTTGATGAAATTCACCAAGATTATTCTTACGTATTATATCTTATAGAAGACTTCGGCACCATCCCGTACTCCCATCCCTGCATTACCCCGCACCACTCGGCACTTACCCGAGCCAGACCGCAGCCGACAATAACAGCAGCAAAAACATCCATAGCAACAAAGCGCGCCAGACCAGGCCGACTGTACTTTGCAACGCACGCGGTGTAGGGATGTCGCCTGGCGGAGTGTCGCCATCCATGGCAGTCGAATCAACCGTTGACGCATCTGCCGGCAAGATCACCGCAGCAGTTTCCAATGGCGTGCCGAGCAGCACTCCCATGGCGCCGCCACCCGTCGAAAGAATAATGCCGTCAGTCTCGTTTTTCCAGCGTTCGGCGAAATTGCGCCACGCATAAATCGCATCTTCGAAATTACCAACCACGGCAAATGCCGCCGCAGTCAAACGCGCAGGAATCCAGTCTATCCAATAAAATGCCTGGGCCGCAAAACGCCCGAAAGCTTCGTTACGCATATGGTCGGGCTCATTCCAGCCACGCGCCAGATACTCTGCAATGCGATACATGACGGCCAAGGCTGGGCCGACCGGCATCAGAAACCAGAAAAATACGCCAAACACATGGCGATGAGTGGTGATCAGCGCTTTCTCTACTGCGATACGGGAGATTTCACTCACATCCATATCCGTAGTGTCGATCTTGGCCCATTCTGCCAACAAGGTCCGCGCAGTAGCTTCGTCGCCACTGTTGAGCGCGAGTTGGATCGAACTGAAATAATGACTGTAGTGCCTGAAGCCCAGCGTCAGGTAGACGATCAGAATATTCCACAACAACGCCGCCCAGGCGCCTATATGCACGCATAACCAATAAATCAGCGCAGTCGGCACTGTCAGCGCCAGTATCACGCAAAACCAGCCCAGCCTGCCCTGACGCGCCTGCCCGGCATTGAACGAAGCCTCTATCTTGCTTGCGAAAGCCTTTACCCATGCGTACACGGGATTATCCGCGCGGAGCGGCTTCAGTTGTTCGATCAGCAATGCAAACAGAATAGAGAGAAATGTCATTAACCAGCCTTATAAGTCAACCCACGGCGCAGCAAGATGCTGCCATAACCGGCATCCCATCACCGCGCAGAACGCGGCGCGCTGGCCTTGCCGTCACATCTGAAATTGCAATATCCCATACGATAACGCAGCATAGGCGGAGAATCAAACTTGTATCGAAATTGCTGCCCTCCATTAGCGTATTTTCTATCCGCTTATCTTTGCATTCGATCATTCTATGCACGCAGAAAGTGGAACAGATTTCTCAACATCGCAGCAGTGGCGCCCCAGATAAAAAAACGCTCGTAAGGCATCGCATAAAAACTGCGACGATAACCGTCAGGCAGATCGATACTACGCAATTGATGATTCAAGCCATCCATCAGGAATGCCAGCGGCACTTCAAATATTTCCGCCACCTCGTCTGGATCCGCGCGCAAATTCACCGGCGGATTGACCAGGCACACCACGGGCGTGACCCGATAGCCGGTGCCGGTAAAGTACTCCGGCATGGTGCCAATCACCTCGACCTGATTGCGCGCCAAACCGATTTCCTCTTCCGCTTCACGCAAAGCCGTTTCTATCGGCGAGGCATCGCTCTCCTCCATCCGCCCACCCGGAAAACTCACTTGCCCGGCGTGATCCGTCAGATGCGCGGAGCGCTGGGTAAACAGCAGGGTTGGCTGCTCTTCGTGCATGACGATAGGAATCAGCACCGATGCCGGCGTCACAGGCTTGCCCGGCGACATGCGCAGAATGGCTTGACTATCCATGTTTTCGGGATGCCATTCCGGCTGGTGGGCAAAACGCTTGCGCAGCCATGCTGCGTTCATCCTTTCCGGCGCCAGCGCAGACTCGCCGGCCACCGCATCGACGGGCAGCATCAAAGGATCGAAAGTCAATTTAACCAAGAAAATTCCTCTAACAAGCTTTTCAACACTTTACCGCGATGGCAATGAATGACCTACGGTATTCACAGATCATAACAATTTCCGACATTTTACTTTACAGCAACACCAATCGGAGATTGATCAGCCGAATGCAAAAAAGGGGCGCCTGACGGCGCCCCTTTTTATGCAATACCTGTATCTGCTACGACACAACTTACTCGGCCGCTGGTGCAGCCTTTGCAGTGTTGCGACGTTGTGGCAGTTTTTCCTTGATACGTGCCGATTTACCGGAACGCTCACGCAGGTAGTACAGCTTGGCGCGACGGACATCGCCGCGACGCTTGACTTCGATCGAAGCGATCAATGGCGAGTACAGTTGGAATGTACGCTCAACGCCTTCACCCGAAGAAATCTTGCGGACGATAAAGTTGGAGTTCAAACCACGGTTACGACGCGAAATCACGACGCCTTCGTAAGCCTGGGCGCGCTTGCGCGTACCTTCAACTACGTTGACGTTGACGACGACTGTATCGCCAGGTGCGAAATCAGGGATATTCTTGCCGAGACGGGCAATTTCTTCTTGCTCAAGTTGTTGGATCAAGTCCATTTTTAGCTCCATATACCATCTTGCTGACGCCGTTTTGTGTCTTGGCTTCTAGCCAGGCCACTGCTCAGTAGAGGATGGGGTTAAACACAGGCGGCCGGCTGGCCTCCTCTTGGTACTGCCGTTTTTACTACTTTGCTACTAACTACAACAGATCGGGCGCTTACGCACTCAACCTATATTCCGTAAAAATTTTTCATCTGCAGTGCTTAGCAAGCCAGCCGCGCGTATCTTTTGAATCAGGTCCGGGCGCTTCTTTGCTGTTGCCGTCAGCATCTGCTGACGCCGCCATTTTTCGATTTCAGCGTGATGACCGCCCATCAACACCGGCGGCACTCCCACGCCTTCATACTGTTCAGGCCGTGTGTAATGAGGACAATCCAGCAAGCCGTTGACAAAACTGTCCTCGACCGCAGATGCACCGTCATTCAATACGCCAGGCAACTGCCGGATTACCGCGTCCATCAAAGCCATCGCCGGCAATTCACCACCGGACAGAACGAAATCGCCAAGGCTGATTTCCTCATCCACGCAACGGTCCAGCAAACGCTGGTCCACCGCTTCATAACGACCGCACAGCAATACCAGGCCGGGTTCGCTACGCAATTCCATGACACGCTGATGCGTCAGCGGCTGGCCTTGCGGCGACAAATAGATAACTCTTGGTGTAGGCAGGCTTTGTTGCTGCTGACGCGCCTTGGCAGCGTCAAGCGCTGCTTCCAGCGGCTTCGCCATCATCACCATGCCGGGTCCGCCACCATAAGGCCGGTCATCCACGGTACGATGATTGTCGGTGGTGAAATCACGCGGATTCCACAAAGTCAGTTCACACTTTTTCTGCTCAAATGCGCGTCGGGTAACGCCCGACTGCGTCAATGCAGCAAACATTTCTGGAAACAGAGTGACGACATCAAATTGCATACCGCTCACCTTCTTGTTCCGCTCGTAATCCGCGATCTGGATCTTGTTTGCCACTTCAGCTGCCTGGGACTCAATCCGGATTCAATAATCCAGACCCCAGTCAACCGTGATTTTCTTTGCTGCCTGATCCACCGTCTTGACGAACTGCTCAACAAACGGGATCAATAATTCTGGTGCTGCCTTATTCTGGTCTTTGCCTTGATCGGCGACTGCCGGCACGGTAATCCGAAGAATCGGATGTGCGCCGTTGTCCATCAGATCAGCGACCACACCCAGATGTTCACCCTGCAGATTTTCAACCACCAGGCCGATCAAATCGACCCAATAGAATTCATCGTCCGAGAGCGCCGGGAAATGGCTGCGTGGAATATGCACCACAGTGCCCTTCATGGCTTCGGCTGCATCGCGCCCTGCCACGCCCATCAGGCGCGCCACAATGTCGCCACTGTGATTTTTGGCCTGCATCATTTCAACATCGCGCAATTCCGGCGAGTTCTGCCGGCCTAGCCACCATGTCTTGGCGTGCAACAGCGCATCTGCATCCGCTGAATACGATTTTATCCGCACCCAGCCATTGATACCGTAAGCGCCGGTAATGTAACCGACCACGACCAAATCCGAAGGTATTGCAGTCCCGGTTTGTGCTGTGGTCGACAAAGCTACTAACGCGCTCAACGGTTCAAGCCACAGACTTAAGCTGCGGTTTTCTTGGCAGCGTCAGCAACCAGACGTGCAACTGTCGGCGACATTTGTGCGCCAACACCTTGCCAATGCGTCAGGCGATCCTGAGCAATTCGGAAAGTCTCTTCAGCGCCAGACGCTACCGGATTGTAAAAACCGATACGCTCGATGAAGCGACCGTCACGGCGATTGCGCGAATCAGTAGCTACGATGTTGTAAAAAGGACGCTTCTTTGCGCCACCACGGGATAAACGAATAACGACCATAATGTTTCCAAAAAGTGTTCGAACACGGAAAAAGCCGCAAATTATAACGCAAACTATACCCACCCCGCAACCTAAGCCGGTCGTCGGTGTGGCGTCACTACGTCAAAAAGGTATTTGCAAGGCTGTAAAAATCGCTTTACCGCTCCATGAGCAAGTAACAAGCGCACTGGGTAGATGCTATCGATGACAGTCAATTGATTGAGGAAGTTGTACACTACACCCTCAATTCGCTGTCCGATGCTTACGATGCGCGTTGGCAACATCAGTAGCGATAACGGCGCTAGTATATTAGCAATTTCCTCATTTGAGGCAAAGTAGTGCATTTTGCGGTGTTTTTTGCAGCGTGCGACAAACAATTCACTCCCCGTCCCCACCAATGCCCCTAAGCCACAAGAACAAAACACTTGCCACTTTTACAGCCACCGTATTCGGCAGCATTGGCTTGCACCGCTTTTACCTGAAAGGTCCCAGCGATATCTGGGGCTGGCTGCACTTTGCAACTTTGCCAACATCATTGCTGGCTTACTGGCTGTGGGGCAAAGACCAGCAGGTAGCTTTCCTGTTTGCGCCATTGATTATCTCGGGACTGGTTGCCTGCCTGGAATCACTGATCATCGGCCTGACTCCGGATGAAAAATGGGATGCAAAATACAACGCCCATTCCGGCCGCCAGTCGGACTCCAGCTGGTTTGTGATTTTGCTGGTGGTCCTGACCCTGGGCGTCGGCGCGATTGCCCTGATAGGCGCCATTGCGCGCACTTTCGACCTGTTGTTCACAGGTGGCGCCTATGGTTGAACCTGCCACGCACCTCATGAAACGACAATAAAAAAAGCAGCCAACCGGCTAATGCCGTTCAGTTAAGGATTTTTCTTTGTTACCCGAACGGCATATTTCTTTGGTCTGCCCTTGACGGCCCGGTCGAACTGATGACCGGGCCATTCTTCATTCAGGAGGGTAACCAGCCTTTCTCGCAAATGCTTCATGAATGCCGGTAACTTGCCATAAATAAAAATGCCGTTCAGTCTTAACTGAACGGCATTAGCCAACCGGCTGCTTTTTTCGCTTGGAACAAGATCAGAACTGATCTTCCGTCAGCGCCATCACGCCGCTGCTACCCTCTGTGATCGAGATACGGAAAGCATCTGCCTGGGACAGGATATGTTCAGCAAAGAAGCGCGCCGTACCGATCTTGGCCTGATAGAAACCGTTGTCACCGCTACCGGCAGCCAGTTTTTGCGCAGCCACCAGAGCCGCGCGGCCCAGCTGCCAGCCACCCAGCACGATCCCCGCCAGCTTCAGATACGGCACGCTGCCGGCAAACACACCTTTGATATCGCTCTTCAGATTATCAACAACGTAAGTAACAACCTGCTCCAAGGCATCAGCGCCGATGGCTAGCTGCTTGCTGATCGCAACCAAGTCAGCCACACCACTGCCGGCCAGTTCGCCTTGCGTAGCACGCACTTGCGCGATGATACCCTTGGCGACAGCACCGCCATCGCGCACCGTCTTGCGACCGATCAGATCGTTGGCCTGGATTGCGGTAGTACCTTCGTAGATCGTCAGGATCCGTGCGTCGCGATAGAACTGCGCGGCGCCGGTCTCTTCAATAAAACCCATGCCGCCGTGGATCTGCACGCCGGTCGATGCCACATCGATCGACAGCTCAGTCGACCAGCCCTTGACCACTGGCACCATGTACTCATAGAACGCTTGATTCGCCTTGCGTGTCGCTTCATCGGCGTGATGATGCGCTGCGTCGTGCGCAGCCGCAGTCACGTAGGCCAACGCCCGCGCACCTTCGATCTGCGAGCGCATGCTCATCAGCATACGACGCACATCCGGCTGATGAATGATCGTCACGGCGCCGGCGGAGCCTGCCAGGTCGCGCGATTGCACGCGGTCCTTGGCATAGGCCACGGCCTTTTGATAAGCCCGTTCGGCGACGCTGATGCCTTGCAGACCGACTGCAAAACGCGCCGCGTTCATCATGATGAACATATATTCGAGGCCACGATTTTCCTGCCCCACCAACGTACCGACCGCACCGCCATTGTCGCCGAACTGCAGCACGGCAGTCGGGCTGGCCTTGATGCCGAGCTTGTGCTCCAGCGAAACGCAATGGACATCGTTGCGCGCACCCGGAGTGCCATCGGCGTTGACCATGAATTTCGGGACGATGAACAGCGAGATACCCTTGACGCCATCAGGTGCACTCGGCGTACGCGCCAGCACCAGGTGCACGATATTCTCCGCCATATCGTGCTCACCGTAGGTGATGAAAATCTTGGTGCCGGAAATTTTGTAAGTGCCATCATCCTGCGGCACGGCGCGGGTACGCACCAGCGCCAGGTCGGAACCGGCTTGCGGCTCGGTCAGGTTCATGGTGCCAGTCCACTTTCCGGACACCAGGTTTTCCAGGTAAATACGCTTTTGTTCATCGCTGCCCGCAGTCAACAAGGCTTCGATGGCGCCATCGCTCAGCAACGGACACAGAGCGAATGAAAGATTGGCGGCATTCAGCATTTCGATGCATGGCGTCGCCACCAGCTTCGGCAAGCCCTGGCCGCCGAATTCGACCGGATGCTGCACACCTTGCCAGCCGGCGTCGGCAAATGCCTTGAAGGCTTCCTTGAAGCCTTTGCTGGTGGTGACTTGACCGTCATGCCAATAACTCGGCTCCAGATCGCCGCTACGATTCAGCGGCGCTACCACCTCACTGCAAAATTTGGCGTTCTCTTGCAACACCGCTTCCACAGTTTCCGGGGTCGCATCTTCACAACCAGGCAGCGTACTGACCTGCTCCAGACCGGCCAGTTCGTTCAGCACGAACAGCATGTCTTTCAATGGGGCGACATAACTCATGAGCTACTCCTAAAAATCGGGGTGGCACGAGAACCCGGCATTGCCAGCATTCACATTACCACCCCTATGCATTCGATTTTTGACAGAATGCCGAGATATTGCAACGTCTCGGCATTCATCAAGCGCCCGTCGGCTTAACCCAGCTCAGCCACCAGTTGCGGCACGATCTCGAACAGGTCGCCGACAATGCCGTAATCTGCCACCGAGAAAATCGGCGCTTCTTCATCCTTGTTGATCGCGACGATGACCTTGGAATCCTTCATCCCTGCCAAATGCTGGATCGCACCGGAAATGCCGACGGCGATATACAGTTGCGGCGCGACGATCTTGCCGGTCTGGCCGACTTGCCAGTCGTTCGGTACAAAGCCCGCGTCAACTGCGGCGCGCGAAGCGCCCATCGCCGCACCCAGCTTATCTGCCAGCGGCTCCAGAAGCTTGAAGTTTTCAGCGGAACCCATGCCGCGACCACCGGAAACGATGATCTTGGCGGCGGTCAGTTCGGGGCGATCCGACTTGGCCAGTTCACGCGACACAAAAGCCGATTTGCCGAAGTCGGCAGCTGCAGCGATATTTTCCACTGCGGCCGAACCGCCGGCGGCAGCTGCATCGAAGCCAGTTGTGCGGACGGTGATGACTTTGACGGCATCGCTAGATTGCACGGTAGCGATGGCGTTGCCGGCGTAGATCGGACGCTCGAAAGTGTCCGGACTGTCGACCTTGGTGATTTCGGAAATCTGGCCGACGTCCAGTTTGGCGGCGACGCGCGGCAAAATATTTTTGCCGTACGCGGTGGCCGGCGCCAGGATGTGGCTATAAGCCGATGCCAGCGCCAGTACCTGTTCAGCAACGTTCTCCGCCAGGCCATCGGCGAAGTAAGCGGCGTCGGCGACCAGTACCTTGGTGACGCCAGCCAGCTGCGCGGCGGCTTGTGCGGCGGCACTGCAATTGCTGCCAGCGACCAGTACGTGGACTTCGCCGCCACATTGGCTGGCGGCGGTAACTGTGTTGAGAGTGCTGCCTTTTAATGAGGCATTATCGTGTTCAGCAATGACTAAGGCTGTCATGTGGGCTCCTGATTTTGTCTGCGCTCGCCTGCATTCATGCGGCGCTGCGCTTGGTTCTAGATAAGTGTTTTATAAGTGCTAGGCTCTTGCCAGGCGCTTACAGGACCTTGGCTTCGTTTTTCAGCTTGGCGACCAGGGTTGCCACGTCAGGCACCTTGATACCGGCGCTGCGCTTGGCAGGTTCCACTACTTTCAGCGTCTTCAGGCGCGGCGCAACGTCAACACCCAGATCGGCCGGCTTGAACACATCCAGCGTTTTCTTTTTGGCTTTCATGATGTTCGGCAGCGTCACATAGCGCGGCTCGTTCAGGCGCAAGTCAGTGGTGATGATAGCCGGCAGAGTCAGGGCGATGGTTTCCAGGCCGCCGTCGACTTCGCGCGTTACCGTTACCTTGCCGTCTTCCAGCACGACTTTGGAAGCAAAAGTGGCTTGCGGCCAACCCAGCAACGCCGCCAGCATCTGGCCAGTCTGGTTGCAATCGTCGTCGATTGCTTGCTTGCCGAGGATGATCAACTGCGGCTGCTCCTTATCCGCGACGGCTTTCAACAACTTGGCTACCGCCAGCGGCTGCAGATCGGTATCAGCGGTGTCGACCAGGATGCCGCGGTCGGCGCCGATCGCCATGGCGGTGCGCAGAGTTTCCTGGCATTGAGTCACGCCGCAGGAAATCGCGATCACTTCAGTGACCTTGCCGCCTTCTTTCAGGCGCGTTGCTTCTTCCACCGCGATTTCGTCAAACGGATTCATCGACATCTTGACGTTGGCAATATCTACACCGCTGCCGTCCGACTTGACTCGTACCTTGACGTTGTAGTCGACGACACGCTTGACTGGTACTAATACTTTCATCGTTATGCCTTTTTATGGAAATAAAAAATCTGGGTAGCGCGGACTGGCGCGACTAACGTAAAACTTAACGCCAAGGTTAACGTTTACGTAAATCTCAATTGAGAATTATAAGAGAGAATTCGCTCCGACGCTGAAATTTAGCACGATCGTTCTATTAAATCTTAGAGCAAATAGACTAATAGCGTCATGATCTTGTAAAACAAGACACTTTCAGCGCGATCCATGGCTTGCAGGGACAATTCGAAAAGATGATTCGCCACATCGGAACACACGGGCGGAAAAGAAGAAGTCGGGGAGGAGAAAAACAGGATACAGCTTAAGCTGAACACGACCTACAGGAAGCAGGCCGTGCAGTATTCACAACGATGACACGACTTGCAGTGAAAAACGAGAGTGCCCGATTAAAATAACAGGCCCTTATTTACGCTTCATGAAGAAAATGAATTCCCTGTTTTCTTCACTCTGTTCCAGCAAATCATTGCCTGTCTGCTTCGCAAATGCCTGGAAATCCCGCACAGAGCCGGAATCCGTGGCCAGTACGCGTAGCACTTCGCCACTCAGCATATCCGCCAGCGCCTTTTTTGTTTTCAAAATCGGCAGTGGGCAATGCAAACCGCGTGCGTCGAGTTCTTTATTAAATTCCATAACCACTTCGTAATGTAAAGATTTTTAACATTTGCTGCTCTTTGCTGATTCTACTCCAAACGCAAGCGGCTTTGACGCATCGCAACAAAGCATCAATCATTTTTACAACAGCATGGTGAATAGCAAATATGTCCTTAATACAATCTTTCCGCATATCCACATGCTAATATTCAATTGATAAGTATTGCGCTGTAATAAACATATTCGCGGGGCACACCAGCCACGTCAGGCGAAACATTCTTAGGAACGAGCATGCAGGACAGTCTTGGCGAAAAGCCTTTCAGCAACATCACACCGTTCTGGCAACGCTTACCTCAATTTTTCCTGTATCCGCTACAAGGGCCGCTAATCTGGCACCCGGCTGTCTACTCCCTGATCGGTACCGGCCTGTGGCTGCTCGGCAGGAACGACGAAGATGGTGGGTTCTCCCCTTTCATTATGCTCATTGCGGTCCTGGTCGGCATTGGTTTTTCGCTCGATCTGACGCGTCAGGCATTTCGAATTCTGGAACAAACTTCACTCGGCAATTTACGCTGTGCGGATTTTGACGACGCCGACGACGTCCATAAAATGTCGCCCTATAAATTACTACTCATAACGTTAGTGCAAGGTTTCTTCATCGCCATCCTGGCGGCCATTCATCCCATGCTGGAACTACTGGGAACCGCTGTGGCAAATTTGATGCTGCCAGCCAGCATCATGGTGCTTGGCTATACCCACAGTTTCACCAGCGCGATCAATCCTCTCAACGTTTTCAAGATGATCAAAGCCTGCGGCTGGCCTTATCTCGCACTCTGGGTGTTTGGTTTCATACTAAGCCAATGCGCGCCGATTGTCATCATGCTGTTTGTGGGCAAACTATCACTGACCTTGCTGATCGCCGTTGGTATTTTTGCTTGCGCTTACTTCACCTTGGTCGGCTTCAACCTGATGGGTTATACGATGTATCAATACCATCAGGAAATCGGCTATTCGCCGGACCGCAATTTTGAAATCAATGCGCTAGCCAGCAGCCGCAACAATCGTCCCTTGAGCGATGATGACATCCTGGCGCAACAGGTCGGTGCGCTGATCCGCGACGGCAACATCGACATGGCGATGGAAATGATCTGGGAAGAATTGCGCTACGACCAATTCAATCCGCAATTGTCGAGTCACTACGCCAAACTGCTGGTATTAAAAGGCGACAAAGCCAAGCAACTCGAATATGCGCCGCGACATCTTTTCACGCTGGCGCGTTCAGCGAAAGCAGGACGAATAGGCGACGCGTGGAAGCAGGCCCGCCGGCTCGATCCCGAATTCAAAATCGACAATCCTGATCATGTTCTGGAAATCGCAGCCGCGGCCGCCAGTGCGCGCGAATATCAGATCGCGCTTGAAATTATCTCGGGCTTCCACAAGCGCGCGCCGCGTCACAAAGATGTCCCGGCAGTGCTGGTGCTGGCCGG from the Collimonas arenae genome contains:
- a CDS encoding tetratricopeptide repeat protein, with amino-acid sequence MQDSLGEKPFSNITPFWQRLPQFFLYPLQGPLIWHPAVYSLIGTGLWLLGRNDEDGGFSPFIMLIAVLVGIGFSLDLTRQAFRILEQTSLGNLRCADFDDADDVHKMSPYKLLLITLVQGFFIAILAAIHPMLELLGTAVANLMLPASIMVLGYTHSFTSAINPLNVFKMIKACGWPYLALWVFGFILSQCAPIVIMLFVGKLSLTLLIAVGIFACAYFTLVGFNLMGYTMYQYHQEIGYSPDRNFEINALASSRNNRPLSDDDILAQQVGALIRDGNIDMAMEMIWEELRYDQFNPQLSSHYAKLLVLKGDKAKQLEYAPRHLFTLARSAKAGRIGDAWKQARRLDPEFKIDNPDHVLEIAAAAASAREYQIALEIISGFHKRAPRHKDVPAVLVLAGKLLSDHLRQDARALTLFNHVIAQWPGNPAANEAQQYKKVIEGLARASEPA